In Osmerus eperlanus chromosome 17, fOsmEpe2.1, whole genome shotgun sequence, a single genomic region encodes these proteins:
- the LOC134038127 gene encoding cyclin-L1-like produces MPLPSRPHWYLLFGATDEEIKEICLTTIKLYTRKKPNYDHLEKEVKRRKMFLQEAKLKVKGLNPDGTPVLSALGGFSPGSKPYWTAAWSTTRG; encoded by the exons ATGCCCCTGCCCTCTAGACCTCACTGGTATCTGCTGTTCGGAGCCACTGACGAGGAGATCAAGGAGATCTGCCTAACAACTATCAAACTCTACACCAGGaagaag ccTAACTACGATCAtctggagaaggaggtgaagaggaggaagatgttCCTGCAGGAGGCCAAGCTGAAGGTCAAGGGGCTGAATCCTGACGGGACCCCCGTGCTGTCTGCCCTGGGGGGCTTCTCCCCCGGCTCCAAACCTT ATTGGACTGCAGCTTGGTCCACTACCAGAGGAtga